A window of Aquitalea denitrificans contains these coding sequences:
- the murJ gene encoding murein biosynthesis integral membrane protein MurJ, which translates to MNLLKALAAVSSMTMVSRILGLVRDTLIARVFGAGMSADAFNAAFKIPNMLRRLFAEGAFSQAFVPILGEYKNQKTEEETRQFVAKVTGVLGSVLLLVTAIGMLAAPAIMWISAPGFYREPAKAALFADILRVSFPYIFFISLSSMTGSILNSWGKFSIPAFTPTFLNLSFIVFALFFTRSFHPPIMAMAWAVFVGGLIQLVWQLPFLKQIGMLTMPIFDFKDAAVWRVIRQMGPAIFGVSVAQISLLINSTFASFLPTGSVSWMYYADRLMEFPSGVLGVALGTILLPSLSKHAASKSDSEFSVLLDWGIRLSLLLAVPATVGLGLLSGPLLSTLFMYGRFTAHDALMSQQAVIAYSFGLLGLILVKVLAPGFYARQDIKTPVRIALITLGCTQLMNLAFVFPLKHAGLALSIGLASCLNAGLLLSTLLKRKIYQPQAGWSSFLGKMALAILAMAAVLLALQWLLPIHWDGHAWQRVSWLTLLVVAGAITYFAMLFALGFRPRQFMRKEH; encoded by the coding sequence ATGAACCTGCTCAAGGCGCTGGCTGCTGTCAGCAGCATGACCATGGTGTCGCGCATTCTCGGCCTGGTCCGCGACACCCTTATTGCACGCGTATTTGGTGCCGGCATGTCGGCAGATGCCTTCAATGCCGCCTTCAAGATTCCCAATATGTTGCGCCGCCTGTTTGCCGAGGGCGCGTTCTCGCAAGCCTTCGTGCCTATCCTGGGCGAATACAAGAACCAGAAAACCGAAGAAGAAACCCGCCAATTCGTGGCCAAGGTAACCGGCGTACTGGGTTCGGTGCTGCTGCTGGTCACCGCCATCGGCATGCTGGCCGCCCCGGCCATCATGTGGATTTCCGCCCCCGGCTTTTATCGCGAACCGGCCAAGGCCGCGCTGTTTGCCGACATCCTGCGCGTATCCTTTCCTTATATCTTTTTCATTTCGCTGTCCTCGATGACCGGCAGCATTCTCAATAGCTGGGGCAAGTTCTCGATTCCGGCCTTCACCCCTACCTTTCTGAACCTCAGCTTCATCGTGTTCGCCCTGTTCTTCACCCGCAGCTTTCACCCGCCCATCATGGCCATGGCCTGGGCGGTGTTTGTTGGCGGGCTGATCCAGCTGGTTTGGCAACTACCCTTCCTCAAGCAGATCGGCATGCTCACCATGCCCATCTTCGACTTCAAGGATGCCGCGGTATGGCGGGTGATCCGCCAGATGGGCCCGGCCATTTTCGGCGTATCGGTGGCGCAGATTTCCTTGCTGATCAACTCCACCTTCGCCTCCTTCCTGCCCACCGGCAGCGTGTCCTGGATGTATTACGCCGACCGGCTGATGGAATTTCCTTCCGGCGTGCTGGGCGTGGCGCTGGGGACCATCCTGCTGCCGTCCTTGTCCAAGCATGCGGCCAGCAAATCAGACAGTGAATTCAGCGTGTTGCTGGACTGGGGCATCCGCCTGTCCTTGCTGCTGGCGGTACCCGCCACCGTGGGGCTGGGCTTGCTGTCCGGCCCCTTGCTGTCCACCCTGTTCATGTATGGCCGCTTTACCGCCCACGACGCACTGATGTCGCAACAGGCAGTAATTGCCTACTCCTTCGGCCTCTTGGGGCTGATTCTGGTCAAGGTGCTGGCGCCGGGCTTCTATGCCCGGCAGGACATCAAGACGCCGGTGCGCATTGCGCTGATTACCCTGGGCTGCACCCAGTTGATGAATCTGGCTTTTGTCTTCCCGCTCAAGCATGCGGGCCTGGCACTGTCGATTGGCCTGGCCTCCTGCCTGAACGCCGGCCTGCTGCTCTCCACCCTGCTCAAGCGCAAGATCTACCAGCCGCAAGCAGGCTGGAGCAGCTTCCTCGGCAAGATGGCACTGGCCATCCTGGCCATGGCTGCTGTACTGCTCGCGCTGCAATGGCTGCTGCCCATCCACTGGGATGGCCATGCCTGGCAGCGTGTAAGCTGGCTGACCTTGCTGGTGGTGGCTGGTGCCATCACTTATTTCGCCATGCTGTTTGCGCTGGGCTTCCGGCCGCGCCAATTCATGCGCAAGGAGCACTAA
- the rpsT gene encoding 30S ribosomal protein S20: MANSAQARKRARTALKQRAHNASLRTAFRTAVKKVLKAIEGGDKAAAKVVFHASTKVIDRIADKGVFHKNKAARHKSRLSAQIKAMA, from the coding sequence ATGGCTAACAGCGCACAAGCTCGCAAGCGTGCACGCACAGCCCTTAAGCAGCGCGCGCACAACGCCAGCCTGCGTACTGCGTTCCGTACTGCAGTAAAGAAAGTGCTTAAGGCAATTGAAGGTGGTGACAAGGCTGCGGCCAAGGTTGTGTTCCACGCTTCCACCAAAGTAATCGATCGTATCGCTGACAAGGGCGTGTTCCACAAGAACAAGGCAGCTCGTCATAAGAGCCGTCTGTCCGCTCAGATCAAGGCCATGGCCTGA
- a CDS encoding acetate/propionate family kinase yields MIKALIAVNAGSSTLKFRAYAMEGGALLMRGLIDHFGQKHTSLSLHDTLHQQLEERELGDDSREAAVAAMLNTLADHGIAVAAVVHRVVHGGSRFHAVTRLDDSICQALEEFIPLAPLHQPVSLQVIQAFQTADDTLPQLACFDTAFHASQPEVATRFGIARHWHEEGVRRYGFHGLSYASISRRLAGLGLAGSKVVVCHLGSGSSACAIQQGQSVASSMGFSAVDGLMMGTRPGYLDPEVVLYWMEHEGMGVSDVRRELYKNSGLLGVSGGVSADMRELLASSLPAAREAVELFCYRIVREIASLAAAMKGLDAIIFTAGVGEHSAEVRGRVLGQLGWLGFEADHAANLAHARQLTSASSPHHAYVLATDEEGEMARQAFSLLA; encoded by the coding sequence GTGATCAAGGCGCTGATTGCCGTCAACGCCGGCTCCTCCACCCTCAAGTTCCGTGCCTATGCCATGGAGGGCGGCGCGCTGCTGATGCGTGGCCTGATTGATCATTTCGGCCAGAAACACACCAGCCTCAGCCTGCATGACACCCTGCACCAACAGCTGGAAGAACGCGAGCTGGGCGATGACAGCCGCGAGGCCGCCGTGGCAGCCATGCTCAACACCCTGGCCGATCACGGTATTGCCGTGGCCGCCGTGGTACACCGCGTGGTACATGGCGGCAGTCGCTTTCATGCCGTTACCCGGCTGGACGACAGCATCTGCCAGGCCCTGGAGGAGTTCATTCCGCTGGCACCACTGCACCAGCCAGTCAGCCTGCAAGTAATCCAGGCCTTCCAGACGGCAGATGACACCTTGCCGCAGCTGGCCTGCTTTGATACCGCCTTCCATGCCAGCCAGCCAGAAGTAGCCACCCGCTTCGGCATCGCCCGCCACTGGCATGAAGAAGGCGTACGCCGTTACGGCTTTCACGGCTTGTCCTATGCTTCCATCAGCCGTCGGCTGGCCGGACTGGGGCTGGCGGGCAGCAAAGTAGTGGTGTGTCATCTGGGCAGCGGCAGCAGCGCTTGCGCTATCCAGCAGGGACAAAGCGTAGCCTCCAGCATGGGATTTTCTGCCGTGGACGGGCTGATGATGGGTACACGCCCCGGCTATCTGGACCCGGAAGTGGTGCTGTACTGGATGGAGCACGAAGGCATGGGCGTAAGCGATGTGCGGCGCGAGCTGTACAAGAACTCCGGCCTGCTGGGCGTTTCCGGTGGTGTGTCGGCGGATATGCGCGAACTGCTGGCCAGCAGCCTGCCAGCAGCGCGCGAGGCAGTTGAGCTGTTCTGCTATCGCATTGTGCGCGAGATTGCCTCGCTGGCCGCCGCCATGAAAGGGCTGGACGCCATCATCTTTACCGCTGGCGTGGGCGAGCATTCTGCCGAAGTGCGTGGCCGGGTGCTGGGTCAGTTGGGCTGGCTGGGCTTTGAGGCCGACCATGCCGCCAATCTGGCGCATGCCCGGCAACTGACAAGCGCCAGCAGCCCGCATCATGCCTATGTACTAGCCACCGACGAAGAAGGCGAAATGGCCAGACAAGCATTTTCCCTGCTTGCCTAG
- a CDS encoding phosphate acetyltransferase, protein MTRDDKAFDDILQQAAALGPLPMAVAHPCSREALLGAVEAADHGIATPILIGPRSKLHKLAEELDVDISRFELIDTPHSHASAEQAVSLVREGYADILMKGSLHTDEFMSEVLARNTGIRTDRRISHVFIMKVESYPRYLFITDAAISIEPDLMTKRDICQNAIDLTHALGIARPKVAILAAVETINPAMRATLDAAALCKMAERGQIKGAILDGPLAFDNAISHEAADTKGIVSEVAGDPDILLVPDLESGNMLAKQLTYLAAAASAGIVMGARVPIVLTSRAEDATGRLASAAVANVLAHRRRGASQ, encoded by the coding sequence ATGACCCGCGATGACAAAGCATTTGACGACATCCTGCAACAAGCCGCCGCCCTGGGACCGCTGCCCATGGCTGTGGCCCATCCCTGCAGCCGCGAGGCACTGCTGGGCGCGGTAGAAGCCGCCGACCACGGCATTGCCACCCCGATACTGATCGGCCCGCGCAGCAAGCTCCACAAACTGGCGGAAGAACTGGACGTGGACATCAGCCGCTTCGAACTGATCGACACCCCGCACAGCCACGCCTCCGCAGAACAGGCGGTATCACTGGTACGCGAAGGCTATGCAGACATCCTGATGAAGGGCAGCCTGCACACCGACGAATTCATGAGCGAAGTACTGGCACGCAATACCGGCATCCGCACCGACCGTCGCATCAGCCACGTTTTCATCATGAAGGTGGAAAGCTACCCGCGTTATCTGTTCATCACCGATGCCGCCATCAGCATCGAACCCGACCTGATGACCAAGCGCGATATTTGCCAAAACGCCATCGACCTGACCCATGCACTGGGCATTGCCCGCCCCAAAGTCGCCATTCTGGCCGCCGTGGAAACCATCAACCCGGCCATGCGCGCCACGCTGGATGCCGCAGCACTGTGCAAGATGGCCGAACGCGGCCAGATCAAGGGCGCAATTCTGGACGGCCCGCTGGCCTTCGACAACGCCATCTCGCATGAGGCTGCCGACACCAAGGGCATCGTATCGGAAGTGGCTGGCGACCCGGACATCCTGCTGGTGCCTGATCTGGAGTCCGGCAATATGCTGGCCAAGCAGCTCACCTATCTGGCAGCCGCCGCATCCGCCGGCATCGTGATGGGCGCGCGCGTGCCCATCGTACTGACCAGTCGCGCCGAAGACGCCACCGGTCGCCTGGCCTCGGCAGCCGTGGCCAATGTGCTGGCGCACCGCCGTCGCGGAGCCAGCCAGTGA
- the fabI gene encoding enoyl-ACP reductase FabI, with amino-acid sequence MDSIRNIINGKKGLIVGIANENSIAYGCASVLRELGAEVAVTYLNTKAEKYVRPLAEKLDAPLVMPLDVEQPGQMQQVFADIEQHWGKLDFVIHSIAFCPMEDLHGRVVDCSRDGFQQAMHVSCYSFVEMARHAEPLMKDGGSLITMSYYGADKVVENYNMMGPVKAALESVSRYMASELGPKGIRVHAVSPGPLKTRAASGIAHFDQLIDDAIARAPQNKLVDIEDVGMTCAFLISNAARSLTGQTIYVDGGHHIMA; translated from the coding sequence ATGGACAGCATTCGTAACATCATTAATGGCAAAAAAGGCCTGATTGTCGGCATCGCCAACGAAAACAGCATCGCCTACGGCTGCGCCAGCGTTCTGCGCGAGCTGGGAGCCGAGGTGGCCGTCACCTATCTGAACACCAAGGCGGAAAAATATGTCCGTCCGCTGGCCGAAAAACTGGACGCGCCGCTGGTGATGCCGCTGGACGTGGAGCAACCCGGCCAGATGCAACAGGTATTTGCCGACATCGAACAACACTGGGGCAAGCTGGACTTTGTCATTCATTCCATTGCCTTCTGCCCGATGGAAGACCTGCATGGCCGGGTGGTGGATTGCTCGCGTGATGGTTTCCAGCAGGCCATGCATGTGTCTTGCTACTCCTTCGTCGAGATGGCCCGTCACGCCGAACCGCTGATGAAGGATGGCGGCTCGCTGATCACCATGAGCTACTATGGTGCCGACAAAGTGGTGGAAAACTACAACATGATGGGACCGGTAAAAGCTGCACTGGAAAGCGTATCGCGCTATATGGCCAGCGAACTGGGGCCCAAGGGCATCCGCGTGCATGCGGTATCGCCCGGTCCGCTCAAGACCCGCGCCGCCTCCGGCATCGCCCATTTCGACCAGTTGATCGACGACGCCATCGCCCGTGCGCCGCAAAACAAGCTGGTGGATATCGAAGACGTGGGCATGACCTGCGCCTTCCTGATTTCCAATGCCGCCCGCAGCCTCACCGGCCAGACCATCTATGTCGATGGCGGCCACCACATCATGGCCTGA
- a CDS encoding FmdB family zinc ribbon protein yields MPIYEYRCTACGAAKEHLQKMSDEPIAQCPACGSADYHKQLSAAGFQLKGSGWYETDFKNGSASSGGGGHSCGNGSCGGGCA; encoded by the coding sequence ATGCCGATCTACGAATACCGCTGCACCGCCTGTGGCGCAGCCAAGGAACATTTGCAGAAAATGAGCGATGAGCCGATCGCCCAGTGTCCGGCTTGTGGCAGCGCCGATTACCACAAGCAACTGTCTGCTGCCGGTTTCCAGCTTAAGGGCTCTGGCTGGTATGAAACCGACTTCAAGAACGGCAGCGCTTCTTCCGGCGGCGGCGGTCACAGCTGTGGCAACGGCTCTTGCGGCGGCGGGTGCGCTTAA
- a CDS encoding DUF502 domain-containing protein: MTQIKMTVRGYLVAGLLIWLPLGITLWVLSLIIGSLDQTLKLLPHEWQPEQLFGFSIPGLGVVFAFLMLLGTGMFAANVLGQRLVDFWHGMLSRTPFVKSIYSSVKQVSDTLLSDSGQAFKKALLVRWPHQDSWTVAFQTGAPAPQVVAEMGAEEHVSVYVPTTPNPTSGYFIMVPKRDTRELAMSVDDALKYVISMGVVVPVPAADALCSDKNQQA; this comes from the coding sequence ATGACACAAATCAAGATGACCGTACGGGGCTATCTGGTGGCCGGCTTACTGATCTGGCTGCCGCTGGGCATCACCCTGTGGGTGTTGAGCCTGATCATCGGCTCGCTGGACCAGACGCTGAAGCTGCTGCCGCACGAATGGCAGCCCGAGCAGCTGTTCGGTTTCAGCATTCCCGGCCTGGGCGTGGTGTTTGCCTTTCTGATGCTGCTGGGTACAGGCATGTTTGCTGCTAATGTACTGGGCCAGCGCCTGGTGGATTTCTGGCACGGAATGCTGTCGCGCACGCCCTTTGTCAAATCCATCTACAGCAGCGTCAAGCAGGTCAGCGATACGCTGTTGTCGGATTCAGGCCAGGCTTTCAAGAAAGCGCTGCTGGTACGCTGGCCTCACCAGGACAGCTGGACGGTAGCCTTCCAGACCGGGGCACCGGCACCGCAGGTGGTGGCGGAAATGGGCGCGGAAGAACACGTCAGCGTGTATGTGCCGACCACGCCGAACCCGACTTCCGGCTACTTCATCATGGTGCCCAAGCGCGATACACGTGAATTGGCCATGAGCGTGGACGATGCCCTGAAATACGTGATTTCCATGGGCGTGGTGGTTCCGGTGCCGGCGGCAGACGCTCTGTGCAGCGACAAGAATCAGCAGGCTTAG
- the aspS gene encoding aspartate--tRNA ligase encodes MRTDYCGLIDKKYLGQTVTVKGWAHRRRDHGGVIFIDLRDREGLVQVVIDPDTPEAFKLADSSRNEYVLAITGIVRERPAGTANSKMISGEIEILAKEIEILNSAATPPFQIDDENISENVRLLNRVIDLRRAPMQKNLRLRYRVAMGVRNHLDKQGFIDIETPMLTRSTPEGARDYLVPSRVHPGEFFALPQSPQLFKQLLMVAGFDRYYQITKCFRDEDLRADRQPEFTQIDIETSFLNEDEIMDITENMAQEIFRDVMNVELGKFPRMTYNDAMFLYGSDKPDLRVSLKFTELTDLMKTEEFKVFRGAADLPNGRVVALRVPGGAAISRKEIDEYTQFVGIYGAKGLAYIKVNDKSKITNDETSGLQSPIVKFLSVAALEEIMARTGADNGDIIFFGADKAKVVNEAIGALRIKIGHERGEKDGYFVREWRPLWVVDFPMFEHDEEADRWTACHHPFTSPKPGHEDLMDTDPGACLARAYDMVLNGWEIGGGSVRIHRADVQEKVFAALKITPEEQQNKFGFLLDNLKFGAPPHGGLAFGLDRLVTLMAGAESIRDVIAFPKTQRAQCLLTNAPNAVDDKQLRELNLRLRQKAEPAA; translated from the coding sequence ATGCGTACCGATTACTGCGGACTTATTGACAAGAAATACCTCGGCCAGACCGTCACCGTAAAAGGCTGGGCTCACCGTCGCCGCGACCACGGTGGCGTGATCTTCATCGACCTGCGCGACCGCGAAGGCCTGGTGCAGGTGGTGATTGATCCGGATACCCCGGAAGCCTTCAAGCTGGCCGACAGCAGCCGTAACGAGTACGTGCTGGCCATTACCGGCATCGTGCGCGAGCGCCCGGCCGGCACCGCCAACAGCAAGATGATTTCCGGCGAAATCGAAATCCTGGCCAAGGAAATCGAAATCCTCAACAGCGCTGCCACGCCGCCCTTCCAGATTGACGACGAGAACATCTCGGAAAACGTCCGTCTGCTCAACCGCGTGATCGACCTGCGCCGTGCACCGATGCAAAAGAACCTGCGCCTGCGCTACCGCGTAGCCATGGGTGTGCGCAATCACCTGGACAAGCAAGGCTTCATCGACATCGAAACCCCGATGCTGACCCGCTCCACCCCGGAAGGTGCGCGTGACTACCTGGTGCCGTCCCGCGTGCATCCGGGCGAATTCTTTGCCCTGCCGCAATCGCCGCAGCTGTTCAAGCAGCTGTTGATGGTGGCCGGCTTCGACCGCTACTACCAGATCACCAAGTGCTTCCGCGACGAAGACCTGCGTGCCGACCGTCAGCCTGAATTCACCCAGATCGATATCGAAACTTCGTTCCTGAACGAAGACGAGATCATGGACATCACCGAAAACATGGCGCAGGAAATCTTCCGCGACGTGATGAATGTCGAGCTGGGCAAGTTCCCGCGCATGACTTACAACGACGCCATGTTCCTGTATGGCTCGGACAAGCCGGACCTGCGCGTGTCGCTCAAGTTCACCGAGCTGACCGACCTGATGAAGACCGAGGAATTCAAGGTCTTCCGTGGCGCGGCAGATCTGCCGAACGGCCGCGTGGTTGCCCTGCGCGTACCGGGCGGTGCCGCCATTTCCCGCAAGGAAATCGACGAATACACCCAGTTTGTCGGCATCTATGGTGCCAAGGGTCTGGCCTACATCAAGGTCAACGACAAGAGCAAGATCACCAACGACGAAACCAGCGGCCTGCAGTCGCCCATCGTCAAGTTCCTGTCGGTGGCTGCGCTGGAAGAAATCATGGCACGTACCGGTGCCGACAACGGCGACATCATCTTCTTTGGTGCCGACAAGGCCAAGGTGGTGAACGAAGCCATTGGCGCGCTGCGTATCAAGATTGGTCACGAGCGTGGCGAGAAGGACGGTTACTTCGTCCGTGAATGGCGTCCGCTGTGGGTGGTGGACTTCCCGATGTTCGAACACGACGAAGAAGCCGACCGCTGGACTGCCTGCCACCATCCGTTCACCAGCCCGAAACCGGGTCATGAAGACCTGATGGACACCGATCCGGGTGCTTGCCTGGCACGTGCCTACGACATGGTGCTGAACGGTTGGGAAATCGGTGGTGGTTCCGTGCGTATCCACCGTGCCGACGTACAGGAAAAGGTATTCGCTGCGCTGAAGATTACTCCGGAAGAGCAGCAGAACAAGTTCGGCTTCCTGCTGGACAACCTGAAGTTCGGCGCGCCGCCGCATGGTGGCCTGGCCTTTGGTCTGGACCGTCTGGTTACCCTGATGGCCGGTGCCGAATCCATCCGCGACGTGATTGCCTTCCCCAAGACCCAGCGCGCCCAGTGTCTGCTGACCAACGCCCCGAATGCGGTGGACGACAAGCAGCTGCGCGAACTGAACCTGCGTCTGCGCCAGAAAGCCGAACCGGCTGCCTGA
- a CDS encoding peroxiredoxin — translation MAVLVGKQAPFFAGEKTFSAVLGDGQIVDNYSFQEATAGKYAVVFFYPLDFTFVCPSELIAFDHRLAEFKARNVEVIGVSIDSQFTHAAWRNTPVEKGGIGQVGYTLVADIQHELCKAFDVEADGGVAFRGSFLIDKAGVVQHQVVNNLPLGRNVDEMIRMVDALQFTEEHGEVCPAGWNKGKKGMKPNAEGVASYLAENAAQL, via the coding sequence ATGGCCGTACTCGTTGGTAAGCAAGCACCGTTCTTCGCTGGTGAAAAAACCTTCTCCGCCGTTCTGGGCGATGGTCAGATTGTTGACAACTACTCCTTCCAGGAAGCTACCGCCGGCAAATACGCCGTCGTGTTCTTCTACCCGCTGGATTTCACTTTTGTTTGCCCGTCCGAGCTGATCGCTTTTGATCACCGTCTGGCTGAATTCAAGGCCCGCAATGTAGAAGTGATCGGCGTGTCCATCGACAGCCAGTTCACCCATGCCGCATGGCGCAATACCCCGGTAGAAAAGGGTGGTATCGGCCAGGTTGGCTACACTCTGGTCGCCGACATCCAGCACGAACTGTGCAAGGCCTTTGATGTGGAAGCCGACGGTGGCGTGGCCTTCCGTGGTTCCTTCCTGATCGACAAGGCTGGTGTGGTACAGCATCAGGTGGTAAACAACCTGCCGCTGGGCCGCAATGTGGACGAAATGATCCGCATGGTTGACGCACTGCAGTTCACCGAAGAACACGGTGAAGTCTGCCCGGCAGGCTGGAACAAGGGCAAAAAGGGCATGAAGCCGAACGCAGAAGGCGTTGCTTCCTACCTGGCGGAAAACGCCGCCCAGCTGTAA
- a CDS encoding sensor domain-containing diguanylate cyclase, with product MERFRAAQPYSMVGGALLALAMSLHSPWGNIACWWGGLFAWQCLYFVFTSRLLRIAGAGQGVSLPHFRLFVLATILAAAWWGSAVWWLVPDNDPLYLIVVLLWLAGVASAYAAYLTGVKLLPVLVLGLMLLIVQTKLWGTGIPVLRLAGMSVLLFTAVLVTMTWPLHRYLRESYAVREENNRLLLDMTEQQHKLDEYNQQLEEQSRQLDEALARVEALVAHDPLTGVLSRRAVMTRADQLVAQAVAGQPFCLAMLDLDHFKSINDGFGHLAGDEVLRQTSRLVGGELRGNDSLGRYGGEEFMLLLEGMTQDAALLRLEHIRNLVQQHDWSALIGMRVVTVSIGLVAWKNGLDVPQLIKRADTLLYAAKRAGRNQVMTEAAAEAAARGHA from the coding sequence ATGGAGCGCTTTCGCGCCGCCCAGCCGTATTCCATGGTTGGCGGTGCATTGCTGGCGCTGGCGATGAGTTTGCACTCTCCCTGGGGCAACATCGCTTGCTGGTGGGGCGGTCTGTTTGCCTGGCAGTGTCTCTACTTTGTCTTTACCTCTCGGTTATTACGCATCGCCGGTGCAGGACAGGGAGTATCCCTGCCGCATTTTCGCCTGTTCGTCCTGGCTACCATTCTGGCCGCTGCCTGGTGGGGCAGCGCCGTCTGGTGGCTGGTGCCTGACAATGACCCGCTTTATCTGATCGTGGTGTTGCTGTGGCTGGCAGGTGTCGCCTCTGCCTACGCGGCCTATCTGACCGGGGTAAAGTTACTGCCGGTGCTGGTGCTGGGCCTGATGCTGCTGATTGTGCAAACCAAGCTATGGGGGACCGGAATTCCGGTATTGCGGCTGGCCGGAATGTCGGTGCTGCTGTTTACTGCCGTGCTGGTGACGATGACCTGGCCCTTGCACCGCTATCTGCGGGAAAGCTATGCGGTCCGGGAAGAAAACAACCGCCTGCTGCTGGACATGACCGAGCAGCAGCACAAGCTGGATGAATACAACCAGCAGTTGGAGGAGCAAAGTCGTCAACTGGACGAGGCGCTGGCGCGTGTAGAAGCGCTGGTGGCGCATGATCCGCTTACCGGTGTGCTGAGCCGGCGTGCGGTGATGACGCGGGCGGACCAGTTGGTTGCCCAGGCGGTTGCTGGTCAGCCATTCTGCCTGGCCATGCTGGATCTGGATCACTTCAAATCCATCAATGACGGCTTTGGTCATCTGGCTGGTGACGAAGTCTTGCGCCAGACCAGCCGGCTGGTAGGGGGCGAACTGCGCGGCAACGATAGTCTGGGGCGCTACGGTGGCGAGGAATTCATGCTGCTGCTGGAGGGGATGACTCAGGATGCGGCCTTGCTGCGGCTGGAGCACATTCGCAATCTGGTACAGCAGCATGACTGGTCGGCACTGATTGGAATGCGTGTGGTAACCGTATCAATAGGGTTGGTGGCCTGGAAAAATGGGCTGGATGTGCCGCAGCTTATCAAGCGGGCGGACACCTTGCTGTATGCCGCCAAACGGGCTGGTCGTAATCAGGTGATGACCGAGGCCGCAGCCGAAGCTGCTGCAAGGGGGCATGCATGA
- a CDS encoding sensor domain-containing diguanylate cyclase: MKRLAYLQQQNPHWREEADLTRYFVDAAHASIAPAVCSTPLLAWIAYGEASLWRMLCWMGLFWLVEWRLILVIRQCRQHDTHPLSVYQYYPAVRDCLLASSLLWGGCIWFMAPVQPDPAYQMLLLLWVAGIFALLCIMMAACRDIHVLFFAAFWAFPVFSLLNGGKRLELLALLGVSIYLLSQWRFVRGFQQTLFDTVQLKHANQNMMDKLVEMHVQATMQRVSLEENRQALQMAVAEGERLLECDALTGCFNQRALRRQLDKYAADSIASGSSWSLSILDLDHFKQVNDTFGHQAGDAVLEQLVQKVSQLLPDGLQMFRYGGEEFVVLAPAMQEAELAACLDGIRQQLAVSRWEALPASWQQTISAGVVACQPGEQVNHCLQQADLALYAAKHRGRNRICLASDLVDVPLKRFSHSS, from the coding sequence ATGAAGCGGCTGGCCTATCTGCAGCAGCAAAACCCGCATTGGCGTGAAGAGGCCGACCTTACGCGCTACTTCGTGGATGCTGCCCATGCTTCCATCGCCCCGGCGGTATGCAGCACCCCACTGCTGGCCTGGATTGCCTACGGTGAGGCATCGCTATGGCGCATGCTGTGCTGGATGGGCCTGTTCTGGCTGGTGGAGTGGCGGCTGATCCTGGTTATCCGGCAATGTCGTCAGCATGACACTCATCCGCTTAGCGTTTATCAGTACTACCCGGCGGTGCGGGATTGCCTGCTGGCCAGCAGTCTGTTGTGGGGTGGTTGTATCTGGTTCATGGCTCCGGTACAGCCTGATCCGGCCTACCAGATGCTGTTGCTGCTGTGGGTAGCCGGCATTTTTGCGCTGCTGTGCATCATGATGGCAGCCTGCCGCGACATTCACGTGCTGTTTTTTGCCGCGTTCTGGGCGTTTCCGGTATTTTCCCTCCTCAATGGCGGGAAAAGGCTGGAGCTGCTGGCCCTCTTGGGTGTGAGCATCTATCTGTTATCGCAATGGCGCTTTGTACGTGGTTTCCAGCAGACATTGTTTGACACCGTGCAGCTCAAACATGCCAATCAGAACATGATGGACAAGTTGGTGGAAATGCACGTACAGGCCACCATGCAGCGGGTTAGCCTGGAAGAGAACCGGCAGGCGCTGCAGATGGCTGTTGCCGAAGGGGAGCGATTGCTGGAGTGCGATGCGCTCACCGGCTGTTTCAACCAGCGGGCGCTGCGCAGGCAACTGGACAAGTACGCCGCCGACAGCATTGCCAGCGGCAGCAGCTGGTCCCTATCCATTCTGGACCTGGACCATTTCAAGCAGGTCAATGATACCTTCGGCCATCAGGCTGGCGATGCGGTGCTGGAGCAACTGGTGCAGAAGGTCAGCCAATTGCTGCCGGACGGCTTGCAGATGTTCCGCTATGGCGGAGAAGAATTCGTGGTGCTGGCCCCTGCCATGCAGGAAGCCGAATTGGCCGCCTGCCTGGATGGCATTCGTCAGCAACTGGCCGTGTCACGCTGGGAAGCGTTGCCGGCCTCATGGCAGCAAACCATCTCGGCCGGGGTGGTTGCCTGCCAGCCTGGCGAGCAGGTCAATCATTGCCTGCAACAGGCCGACCTGGCGCTTTATGCCGCCAAACATCGTGGCCGCAACCGGATTTGCCTTGCCAGTGATCTGGTTGATGTGCCGCTCAAACGCTTTTCTCATTCATCCTGA